A genomic stretch from Longimicrobium sp. includes:
- a CDS encoding DUF433 domain-containing protein: protein MSKHLDRIQIDPTICHGKPTVRGLRYPVEMILDLLSAGMTHEEILTDYEDLEREDILAVLEYAAQLSRVKRIDPLAA, encoded by the coding sequence ATGAGCAAGCACCTTGATCGCATCCAGATCGATCCCACGATCTGCCACGGGAAGCCGACCGTGCGGGGTCTCCGTTACCCGGTCGAAATGATCCTGGATCTTCTTAGTGCGGGGATGACGCACGAGGAGATCCTCACGGATTATGAGGATCTGGAGCGCGAGGACATTCTGGCTGTTCTCGAGTATGCCGCGCAGCTCAGCCGCGTGAAGCGGATCGACCCGCTCGCCGCGTGA
- a CDS encoding DUF5615 family PIN-like protein: protein MKFLVDAQLPLRFAAWLRDHGHDALHTLDLPEGNRTADSSITAHADREHRVVVTKDADFVDSHILRHQPEKLLLIATGNIANADLEVLLTGNLTTVTEALESSSFVELNRHGVITHG, encoded by the coding sequence GTGAAGTTTTTGGTCGACGCGCAGCTTCCACTGCGGTTCGCGGCATGGCTGCGGGACCATGGGCACGACGCGCTGCACACGTTGGACCTTCCTGAAGGGAACCGCACCGCGGACTCTTCGATCACGGCGCATGCTGATCGCGAGCACCGTGTTGTGGTGACAAAGGATGCCGACTTCGTCGATTCCCATATCCTGCGACATCAACCCGAAAAACTGCTGTTGATCGCGACCGGCAACATCGCCAATGCAGATCTCGAAGTGCTCCTGACAGGAAACCTCACCACCGTGACAGAAGCGCTCGAGTCGTCGAGCTTTGTCGAATTGAACCGTCATGGCGTGATTACCCACGGCTGA
- a CDS encoding N-6 DNA methylase encodes MGNDLDIVQQLWSLCNVLRDDGITYHQYVNELTYLLFLKMAEETGAEIDLPQGYRWRDLTKLSGEDQFDFYRNQLAILGTRGSPRVRAIFANPTSLLRHPHNLNTLVRRIDELDWYQAREEGLGDVYEGLLQKNANEKKSGAGQYFTARPLIDSMVSVMKPTVDDTIQDPAAGTGGFLVAADRYIRQHSDSAAWSGKQRRKYGSGTFVGMEHVQDTYRLALMNLMLHGIESESPTGGVHFGDTLGPQGQALPKVTLMLTNPPFGNKSGGGLPSRTDLPFPTSNKQLSFLQHIYLKLVPGGRAAVVLPDNVLFEGTIGRQVREDLMEKCNLHTILRLPSGIFYAHGVKTNVLFFTRGEQDRANTREVWIYDLRTNMPQFGRRTPLDRQHFTEFESAFGADPCGGCASLAARVGVEENVRFRRFSRDWIANHGNNLDITWLHQRHDSPEAVLDPAVLAQEAADELDGALEELRSIIFDLGEDCE; translated from the coding sequence ATGGGAAACGATCTAGACATCGTTCAGCAGTTATGGAGCCTTTGCAACGTCCTCCGCGACGACGGAATCACGTACCACCAGTACGTGAACGAGTTAACTTATTTGCTGTTTCTTAAGATGGCCGAAGAGACTGGGGCAGAGATCGATTTGCCACAGGGATACAGATGGAGAGACCTCACAAAGCTTTCTGGTGAGGACCAGTTCGACTTTTACCGAAACCAGCTCGCGATCCTCGGTACGCGTGGCAGTCCGCGCGTCCGTGCGATTTTCGCGAACCCGACGTCCCTTCTTCGCCACCCACATAATTTGAATACCCTTGTGCGAAGAATTGACGAGCTCGACTGGTATCAAGCCCGGGAGGAGGGTTTAGGCGACGTTTATGAAGGCTTACTACAGAAGAACGCTAATGAGAAGAAGAGTGGTGCAGGCCAATATTTCACCGCTCGTCCCCTAATCGACAGTATGGTTTCGGTGATGAAGCCGACGGTGGATGATACGATACAGGACCCGGCTGCTGGGACAGGTGGGTTCTTAGTTGCTGCTGACCGGTACATTCGTCAGCACAGTGACTCCGCAGCATGGTCGGGTAAACAACGGCGCAAGTATGGGTCTGGCACATTTGTTGGCATGGAGCACGTTCAGGACACATATAGGCTCGCCCTTATGAACCTGATGCTTCATGGAATTGAGTCAGAATCTCCAACAGGGGGAGTTCACTTCGGTGACACACTCGGCCCGCAAGGCCAAGCTCTTCCGAAAGTGACTCTGATGCTTACCAATCCGCCCTTTGGGAACAAGAGTGGTGGTGGGTTGCCATCACGAACGGATCTTCCGTTTCCAACAAGCAACAAACAGCTTTCGTTTTTGCAGCACATTTACCTCAAGTTAGTGCCTGGCGGACGTGCAGCGGTTGTCTTACCCGATAATGTCCTCTTTGAAGGGACTATTGGGCGCCAGGTCCGAGAGGATCTGATGGAAAAATGCAACCTCCATACCATACTGCGCCTTCCGAGTGGGATATTCTACGCCCACGGCGTCAAGACTAACGTGCTGTTCTTTACGCGCGGTGAGCAGGATCGCGCAAATACACGCGAAGTTTGGATTTACGATCTCAGAACAAACATGCCTCAGTTTGGAAGGCGCACACCGCTAGACCGACAGCATTTCACGGAATTCGAATCTGCATTCGGAGCTGACCCGTGCGGCGGCTGTGCAAGCCTTGCGGCGCGAGTCGGCGTTGAAGAAAACGTGCGCTTCCGCCGATTCTCGAGGGACTGGATTGCGAACCACGGTAACAATCTGGACATCACATGGCTCCATCAGCGCCATGACAGCCCAGAAGCAGTTCTGGATCCTGCTGTACTCGCGCAGGAAGCCGCCGATGAATTGGACGGCGCACTCGAAGAGCTCCGAAGCATAATTTTTGATCTTGGTGAGGATTGCGAATGA
- a CDS encoding restriction endonuclease subunit S, with amino-acid sequence MSRLRLAILTYATSGELTVDWRSQHQVSGGWKTVSLSEVASGFSYGSAAKSAESGEVPVLRMGNIQDGHIDWSDLVYTSNPSEINKYSLEPGDVLFNRTNSPELVGKTAVYHGEREAIYAGYLIRVRCQGSVLPDFLSYSLNSSQGREYCQRVKSDGVSQSNINAKKLASYQFALPTLAEQHEITARVERLLNGVNELEARYKTVRLAVNQFVPALLALAYRGELVPQDPQDEPASRLLDRIKFARAAVAPIAREPQQFSPIPRAPRERSAMTKSRSDADVYHQPYLARLLRETVQPATVDGLFRRAGLSVSDFYKQLAWEVDQKFINDSRDYLEALQ; translated from the coding sequence ATGTCTCGGCTGCGGCTGGCGATTCTAACGTACGCCACATCCGGCGAACTGACAGTTGACTGGCGTTCGCAACATCAAGTTTCAGGTGGTTGGAAGACTGTTAGCCTCTCCGAGGTAGCCTCTGGGTTCTCTTACGGATCAGCTGCGAAGTCAGCGGAGTCCGGTGAGGTCCCTGTGCTCCGGATGGGGAATATCCAAGATGGGCATATTGACTGGTCCGACCTGGTGTATACGTCTAATCCATCCGAGATCAACAAGTATTCACTCGAACCTGGCGATGTTCTCTTCAATCGCACAAACAGTCCCGAGCTCGTGGGGAAGACAGCAGTCTACCATGGCGAGCGAGAGGCCATCTATGCTGGCTATCTGATTCGAGTACGTTGCCAAGGGAGCGTGTTACCCGATTTCCTAAGCTACAGCTTGAACAGTTCTCAAGGACGCGAGTATTGTCAGCGAGTGAAGTCAGACGGGGTGAGCCAATCAAACATCAATGCTAAAAAGCTGGCCTCTTATCAGTTTGCACTACCGACTCTGGCGGAGCAACACGAAATTACTGCGCGTGTAGAGCGCCTGTTAAATGGTGTTAACGAACTTGAAGCGCGTTACAAAACGGTTCGTCTCGCAGTTAATCAATTCGTGCCGGCTCTACTAGCACTGGCCTACAGAGGTGAACTAGTACCACAAGATCCACAGGATGAACCCGCATCCCGCCTTCTCGACCGGATCAAGTTCGCACGAGCCGCCGTAGCGCCAATTGCTCGTGAGCCACAACAGTTTTCTCCCATTCCGCGTGCTCCTCGCGAGAGGTCGGCTATGACAAAATCCCGATCAGACGCAGATGTATACCACCAACCATATCTCGCGCGTTTACTGCGCGAGACGGTGCAACCAGCCACCGTTGACGGACTATTTCGGCGCGCAGGCCTCTCTGTGTCGGATTTCTACAAGCAGCTTGCCTGGGAGGTCGACCAGAAGTTCATCAACGATTCGCGGGACTATTTGGAGGCGTTACAATGA